TGTTGAAACTATTCAGGCTGCAACAAACCACGATACTTTAATGGTATTTACTGATAAAGGAAAGGTATACAACCTTAAAGTATATGAGATCCCTGAAACTTCTAAACAGTCTAGAGGAAGACTGATGAGTAACATAATTAAGCTTGAAGAGGGAGAAAAGATAAGATCTATCATCAGAACCAGAGATTTCTCTAAGGAAAATGAGCTTATATTTGTTACTAAAAATGGACTTGTTAAGAAGACAAATCTTGATGAATATAAAAATATAAATAATTCTGGTCTTAAAGCTATCAAAATCAAGGAAGATGATGATATAATATATGTAGGACTGATAGAGAAGATAGATGAAGAGGAAATCCTACTTGCAACTAAGAATGGATACTCTATCAGATTTGCATGTAAAGATGTAAGACCTACTGGTAGAGATACTATGGGTGTTAAAGGACTTACTTTAAGACATGGAGACTCAGTTGTATCAGCTCTTCTAATTAAAGATGCTGAGAACGGAAGAATCCTTACTATAACTGAAAATGGATATGGTAAGAGAACAAGAATAGATGAATATCCACTTCAAAACAGAACTGGTAAAGGTGTTATAAACTTAAGATGTAACGCTAAAACTGGAGATGTAGTATCAGTACTTTGCGTATTTGACGGAGAGGAACTAATGGCTATTACATCATCTGGAATAGTTATCAGAATGGCTGTTGAGGATATTGTTCTATATGGACGTGCAACTCAAGGTGTAATCATCATGAAAGTTGACGGAAAAGAAGAAAAAGTAGTTTCAATAACAAGAGTAACCTCTGAAGATGAAGAAGACGAAGAGTTAGATGGTAAAGCTGAAGAAGCTGAAATCGTTGACGACGTTGATGATATAGATTCTGAAGATGATTTCGATGATGACGAAGACGATTCAGATGACGAAGAAGAGATGGCAACAGAGGAAACAGTGGAATAGTTTTATCGTATATTAATTACACATAAGTGGGGGGATTTATATGAGAAAAGCCTTAGTATTGTTTGGAAACGAAATTGAAAGAAAAGCACTTATTGACACAGTTATCTATCTGAAGAGAACTTTGGGATTTAAAATTGAAGCTCTTTATGTTAGAGATGTAGACAGAGAGAAAGTTATGTCAACTCCTGACGGACTTATTATGGCAGGACGTGTACCTATTATGTTACAGGGATGGAATGCTGTAGAACAGGCTGAGATTGACAGTATTAAAAAGTGTTTTGAAGAAAAGGGACTTAAAGAGGAACTCACACTTGATGTTGGAAACATATCTGAAGTAGTTACTGAACATATGAAAACTTGTGACCTTTTAGTTATGGGTAAAAATGATATTTTAGGAGACAGAGAGGTAAGTATACTTAAAGGAAACTACAAATCTGTACTTCTTGTAGGAGAAAAACCACTTAAGAAAATCGATACTGTATATATAGGAAATGACGATGGAGTTAAAGTTAACAGAAGTTGTGCTCACTTTATCCATATGTTCCCAGAGGTTAGTAAATTCTACTCATTTACAATAAGTAAAGAGATGGATGAAAACTACCTTGTAGAGTATCTTGAACAAAATGATAAAGAGGTAATCCAAGGGGAACTTGACCATAAAAAATATGATGAAGTACTTGAAAAAGTATCAGAACCTGATATATTTATAATGGGTAACCTAAGCAGAAGTTATTTCCTTGAAAAAATAGTTGGAAAAAACGGAGTGAAATTATTAGAGAAAGGTAAGGCTCCTATATTTATAGGATAAAAAGATGAAGATTTTAGTTGTATCAGATTCTCATATGAGATTTCAGAAACTTTTGAATATATATGAGCTGGAAAAACCTGACCAGGTAATATGTGCTGGAGATCACAGTAAAGATGGAGAGGAACTCTCTTTTGTATATCCAGACACAAAATTCTATATCGTAAGAGGCAATTGCGATATATTTGACAGAAAATATAATGATGAAATGATACTTGAGCTGGAGGGACATAAAGTCCTTCTGGCTCATGGTCATGAATATGGGGTAAAATATGATTATGGCTCTATTAGGGAGAGAGCTAAGGTCTTAGGTTGCGATATTGTTGTATTTGGACATACCCATATTCAATATCTAGATACAGAAGATGGAATTACCCTCTTCAATCCAGGGGCTGTTAGGGATGGAGAGTATGGTATTTTATATATAGATAAAAATGGATTTGAGTTTCAGCACAGATGCTTATAACCAACCATGAAAACGTTTATAATTAAAGTTTGAAATAAAAGCCTTAAATTAGGGAGGAAAAATGAAAGAGAAGGTAGCACAGTTAAGAGATACTGCGGGACTTAGTATATCTAAGGCAGAGTCTTTACAACAATTAGATGAAATCAGAGTAAAGTTGCTTGGTAAAAAAGGAGCACTTACAGAAATCTCTAAAGGAATGAGAGATGTAGCTCCTGAGGATAGACCAGCTATGGGGCAACTTGTTAATGAAACAAGAGAATTTATAAGCAAAGCATTAGATGAGAAAAATGCTGAACTTAAAGAGAAAGAAAAAAATGAAAGACTGGCACAAGAGGTAATTGATATCACTCTTCCAGGAAAAAGAAATGTACTAGGTACTACACACCCTATTACAGAGACTATGGATTTTATGAAAGAGATATTTATTGAAATGGGATTTGATATTGCAGATGGTCCAGAAGTAGAAGAGGTAGCATTGAACTTTGATGCACTTAATATTCCTGAGACTCACCCATCAAGAGATATTACAGATACATTCTATATAAATGAAGATGTTGTAT
The nucleotide sequence above comes from Fusobacterium sp. DD2. Encoded proteins:
- a CDS encoding metallophosphoesterase, with amino-acid sequence MKILVVSDSHMRFQKLLNIYELEKPDQVICAGDHSKDGEELSFVYPDTKFYIVRGNCDIFDRKYNDEMILELEGHKVLLAHGHEYGVKYDYGSIRERAKVLGCDIVVFGHTHIQYLDTEDGITLFNPGAVRDGEYGILYIDKNGFEFQHRCL